A window of Zingiber officinale cultivar Zhangliang chromosome 5A, Zo_v1.1, whole genome shotgun sequence contains these coding sequences:
- the LOC121982120 gene encoding pyrophosphate-energized vacuolar membrane proton pump 1-like, with protein MGRLSKPLVEVLIALAAVIGIGFALLQWFLVSKIKLSEQPAKGGKSKTDDGVCDDDEEGPEGFEAVRKCSEIQNAITIGATSFLITEYKYLGVFMLVFAIMIFLFLGSVRSYSTHSQPCHYNKNQMCKSSLANAVFSTLAFLLGALTSVLSGFLGMKIATFANARTTLEARKGVGKAFSAAFRSGAVMGFLLASSALLVLYITINLFKIYYGDDWEGLYESITGYGLGGSSVALFGRVGGGIYTKAADVGADLVGKVERNIPEDDPRNPAVIADNVGDNVGDIAGMGSDLFGSYAESSCAALFMGAISSFGQTHNFSAMSYPLLISSMGIIVCLLTTLFATDFFEIKDVKQIEPALKWQLIISTVLMTGGIAIVSFVALPPKFTLYDFGNQKIVKNWHLFFCVSVGLWAGLIIGYSTEYFTSNTYKPVQAVADSCRTGAATNVIFGLALGYKSVIIPIFAIIVAIFVSFSLASMYGVAVAALGMLSTIATGLAIDAYGPISDNAGGIAEMAGMSHSIRKRTDALDAAGNTTAAIGKGFAIGSAALVSLSLYGAFVSRSGIDTVNVLTPKVIIGLVAGAMLPYWFSAMTMRSVGSAALKMVEEVRRQFNTIPGLMEGTTQPDYATCVKISTDASLREMIPPGALVMLTPLITGIFFGVETLSGVLAGALVSGVQVAISASNTGGAWDNAKKYIEAGVSDHAKSLGPKGSDAHKAAVIGDTVGDPLKDTSGPSLNILIKLMAVESLVLAPFFAAHGGLLFKWFS; from the exons ATGGGGAGGCTTTCTAAGCCCTTGGTGGAGGTTCTAATCGCTCTCGCCGCGGTGATCGGCATCGGCTTCGCGCTGCTGCAGTGGTTCCTGGTCTCCAAAATCAAGCTCTCCGAGCAGCCGGCGAAGGGGGGGAAGAGCAAGACGGACGACGGCGTCTGCGATGACGACGAGGAAGGACCCGAGGGATTCGAGGCCGTCCGAAAGTGCTCTGAGATTCAGAATGCCATCACCATTG GTGCTACTTCATTTCTCATCACTGAATACAAGTATCTTGGAGTTTTCATGCTTGTTTTTGCTATTATGATATTTCTCTTCCTTGGATCGGTGAGAAGCTATAGCACTCACTCTCAGCCCTGTCACTACAACAAGAATCAGATGTGCAAATCGTCCTTGGCAAATGCTGTATTCAGCACATTGGCTTTCCTTCTTGGCGCTCTAACTTCAGTTCTTTCGGGTTTTCTTGGGATGAAAATTGCAACTTTTGCTAACGCCAGAACAACTCTGGAAGCAAGAAAAGGTGTTGGAAAAGCTTTTTCTGCAGCCTTCAGGTCTGGTGCCGTCATGGGTTTCCTTCTTGCATCCAGTGCGCTCCTTGTTTTATATATCACAATCAATTTGTTCAAGATATACTATGGGGATGATTGGGAAGGTCTCTATGAGTCAATTACAGGTTATGGGCTAGGTGGTTCCTCAGTGGCGCTCTTTGGTAGAGTTGGAGGAGGTATATACACTAAAGCAGCAGATGTTGGTGCTGATCTTGTTGGCAAAGTTGAAAGGAATATTCCTGAAGATGATCCAAGAAATCCAGCA GTGATTGCAGACAATGTGGGTGACAATGTGGGAGATATTGCAGGCATGGGCTCTGATTTGTTCGGATCTTACGCAGAGTCATCTTGTGCCGCGCTTTTTATGGGTGCAATCTCTTCGTTTGGCCAAACTCATAACTTCTCAGCAATGTCTTACCCTCTGCTGATCAGCTCAATGGGCATCATTGTTTGTTTgctcaccaccttgtttgccacCGACTTCTTTGAGATCAAAGATGTTAAGCAAATAGAACCTGCATTGAAATGGCAATTGATCATCTCCACAGTCCTCATGACTGGAGGAATTGCCATTGTTAGCTTTGTTGCACTACCACCGAAATTCACTCTTTACGATTTTGGTAACCAGAAGATTGTGAAGAATTG GCACCTTTTCTTCTGTGTATCGGTGGGGCTTTGGGCAGGTCTCATTATTGGTTACAGCACTGAGTATTTTACAAGTAATACATACAA ACCAGTTCAGGCTGTCGCAGATTCTTGTCGAACAGGGGCAGCCACTAATGTCATCTTTGGTCTGGCTTTGGGATATAAATCAGTCATCATCCCGATATTTGCCATTATTGTAGCGATTTTTGTTAGCTTCAGCTTGGCTTCCATGTATGGAGTTGCGGTTGCAGCTTTAGGAATGCTTAGCACAATAGCCACTGGCCTCGCCATCGATGCTTATGGACCCATAAGTGACAATGCCGGTGGAATTGCTGAGATGGCTGGGATGAGTCACAGTATTCGTAAGAGAACTGATGCTTTAGACGCTGCAGGCAACACCACTGCTGCCATTGGCAAG GGATTTGCCATTGGATCGGCCGCTCTCGTGTCTCTTTCCTTATACGGAGCCTTTGTCAGCAGGTCAGGCATTGACACAGTCAATGTGTTGACCCCAAAGGTGATCATAGGACTCGTCGCGGGAGCCATGCTTCCCTACTGGTTCTCTGCCATGACCATGAGGAGCGTGGGCAGTGCAGCACTCAAGATGGTGGAGGAAGTCCGGCGCCAATTCAACACCATTCCAGGCCTGATGGAAGGCACCACCCAGCCGGACTATGCCACATGCGTCAAGATCTCAACCGACGCTTCCTTGAGGGAGATGATTCCACCTGGTGCTCTCGTTATGCTCACCCCTTTGATTACGGGAATCTTTTTTGGGGTGGAGACCCTCTCTGGCGTTCTTGCTGGTGCACTAGTTTCCGGTGTGCAG GTTGCTATCTCAGCTTCAAACACCGGTGGTGCTTGGGATAATGCAAAGAAATACATAGAG GCAGGTGTTTCTGATCATGCCAAGTCACTGGGTCCAAAGGGTTCTGATGCCCACAAGGCTGCTGTAATTGGCGACACAGTAGGGGACCCCCTCAAGGACACATCCGGCCCCTCCCTCAACATCTTGATCAAGCTCATGGCTGTTGAGTCGCTCGTGCTTGCCCCCTTCTTTGCTGCCCACGGGGGTCTGCTCTTCAAGTGGTTCAGTTAA